The Dunckerocampus dactyliophorus isolate RoL2022-P2 chromosome 1, RoL_Ddac_1.1, whole genome shotgun sequence genome has a segment encoding these proteins:
- the sypb gene encoding synaptophysin b, translated as MDVVNQLVAQGQFTIIKQPLGFIKVLQWIFAIFAFSTCGSYSGMFKMSVECKNRSESDLGIEVEFEYPFRLHQVYFDAPTCKGGNPERLFLVGDYSSSAEFFVTIGVFSFLYSMAALSVYCFILEKYRENNKGAQIDFVVTAVFAFMWLVSSCAWAKGLSDVKTATDPESVVTLITACDERENRCREVYDPKVSGLNTSVAFGFCNLILWIGNLWFVFKETGWMAAFAGTYMPSQEKQPAPDSFAQGGYGQQDPYAGSQGGYQPEYGQQGGYNEDGGYSQGYEQQPTSYSNQM; from the exons ATGGATGTCGTAAACCAG tTGGTGGCCCAAGGACAGTTCACAATAATCAAGCAGCCATTGGGATTTATAAAAGTCCTCCAATGG ATCTTTGCGATCTTTGCCTTCTCGACATGCGGCAGCTACTCCGGCATGTTCAAGATGAGCGTGGAGTGTAAAAACCGGTCAGAGAGTGACCTCGGCATTGAAGTAGAATTTGAATATCCATTCAG GCTCCATCAGGTTTACTTTGATGCCCCCACCTGTAAGGGAGGGAACCCTGAGCGTCTATTCCTGGTCGGCGACTACTCCTCCTCGGCAGAGTTCTTTGTCACCATCGGTGTCTTTTCCTTCCTCTACTCCATGGCAGCCCTCTCTGTGTACTGTTTCATCCTGGAGAAGTACCGCGAAAACAACAAGGGCGCCCAGATT GACTTTGTAGTGACCGCAGTGTTCGCCTTCATGTGGCTGGTGTCATCGTGTGCGTGGGCCAAAGGTCTGTCCGACGTCAAGACAGCCACTGATCCAGAGAGTGTCGTCACGCTCATCACAGCCTGTGACGAACGAGAGAACCGCTGCCGTGAGGTCTACGACCCCAAAGTCTCCGGCCTCAACACCTCTGTG GCTTTTGGTTTCTGCAACCTGATCCTGTGGATAGGAAACCTGTGGTTCGTCTTCAAGGAGACAGGCTGGATGGCTGCCTTCGCTGGTACATACATGCCATCGCAGGAAAAGCAGCCCGCTCCTGATTCCTTTGCCCAGGGTGGCTACGGTCAGCAGGACCCGTATGCCGGCTCCCAGGGAGGCTACCAGCCCGAATACGGCCAGCAGGGAGGCTACAATGAGGATGGAGGCTACAGCCAGGGCTATGAACAGCAGCCCACCTCCTACTCCAATCAAATGTGA